A single genomic interval of Microbacterium sp. zg-Y1090 harbors:
- a CDS encoding aminotransferase class I/II-fold pyridoxal phosphate-dependent enzyme, whose translation MENATVTDGITGTTAAEIADSVRALVDSAHLAPGDALPPVRTLADRLGVNRNTVVAAYRLLGQAGLVASHGRGGTRVASPAPMPIEGFAQDSVLRDVGDGNPDPALIPDLTGALAALAGRPVLYGEPVIDPDLERWARGWMTPDVADPAAMRITVTGGAVDAMERLLAGALVRDDAVALEDPCFLSSIRTVRLGGYRPVPVAVDDEGMTVDGLARALADGVRAVICTPRAQNPTGVSLTARRAADLRAVLGDHPHVLVVMDDHLSLLTDRPYHSIVGASHRRWALVRSVSKFLGPDMCLAVAATDAETAGRLAMRLSPGTTWVSHLLQRLTVAQVTDPAVMAAVQRAGAHYLARNRAFAARLSAHGLTCRAGDGLSLWVHLGVPARAVTDQLMRRGWLARPGDEFALADGGASERLRLTVHTLSDAEAERLAADVAAAVRMTASR comes from the coding sequence CAGCGTGCGCGCCCTCGTCGACAGCGCGCATCTCGCTCCCGGTGACGCGCTCCCGCCGGTGCGCACACTGGCCGACCGCCTCGGGGTCAACCGCAACACCGTCGTCGCCGCCTACCGCCTGCTCGGCCAGGCGGGGCTCGTCGCGTCGCACGGCCGCGGCGGCACGAGGGTGGCCTCCCCCGCACCGATGCCCATCGAGGGGTTCGCGCAGGACAGCGTGCTGCGCGACGTCGGCGACGGGAACCCCGACCCGGCGCTGATCCCCGATCTCACCGGCGCGCTCGCCGCGCTCGCCGGCCGCCCTGTGCTGTACGGCGAACCCGTCATCGACCCCGATCTGGAGCGCTGGGCGCGCGGCTGGATGACCCCGGACGTCGCAGACCCGGCGGCGATGCGCATCACCGTCACCGGTGGCGCGGTCGACGCGATGGAGCGACTGCTCGCCGGGGCGCTGGTGCGCGATGACGCCGTCGCCCTCGAGGACCCCTGCTTCCTGTCCAGCATCCGCACCGTGCGTCTGGGCGGCTACCGCCCCGTCCCCGTGGCCGTCGACGACGAGGGGATGACCGTCGACGGACTCGCCCGCGCCCTGGCGGACGGCGTGCGGGCGGTGATCTGCACCCCGCGTGCGCAGAACCCGACCGGCGTGAGTCTCACCGCCCGGCGCGCCGCCGACCTGCGGGCCGTCCTGGGCGACCACCCCCATGTGCTCGTCGTGATGGACGACCACCTCTCGCTGCTGACCGATCGGCCCTATCACTCGATCGTGGGCGCGTCGCACCGCCGCTGGGCACTGGTGCGCTCGGTGTCGAAGTTCCTGGGCCCCGACATGTGCCTCGCGGTCGCGGCGACCGACGCCGAGACCGCCGGTCGCCTGGCGATGCGCCTCAGCCCCGGCACGACCTGGGTCAGTCACCTGCTGCAGCGCCTCACCGTCGCGCAGGTCACCGATCCTGCCGTGATGGCAGCGGTGCAGCGCGCCGGCGCGCACTACCTGGCCCGCAACCGTGCGTTCGCCGCACGGCTGAGCGCCCACGGCCTCACCTGCCGCGCCGGGGACGGACTCAGTCTGTGGGTGCACCTCGGTGTGCCCGCCCGCGCGGTGACCGATCAGCTGATGCGCCGCGGCTGGCTGGCCCGGCCCGGCGACGAGTTCGCCCTGGCCGACGGCGGGGCGTCCGAGCGCCTGCGCCTCACCGTCCACACCCTGTCCGACGCCGAGGCGGAGCGCCTGGCCGCCGACGTCGCCGCCGCCGTCCGCATGACGGCATCCCGATGA
- the pdxY gene encoding pyridoxal kinase PdxY yields MNILSIQSAVAYGHVGNSAAVFPLQRIGVEVLPVYTVNFSNHTGYGSWRGPMISPDDVRAVIAGIEERGAFPEIDVVLSGYQGGEGIGDVIIDTVRRVKEANPDAVYACDPVMGNAKSGCFVAPTIPVLLRERVVPVADIITPNQFELGYLTDTQPATIDQTLDAADLARAMGPQTVLVTSVERPDRAEGTIEMLAVDDSGAWIVQTPLLPMKANGSGDVTAALFTAHYRRSGSAAEALARTTSSVYDLLRTTFESGRRELALVESQEYYAHPLMQFDVRQVR; encoded by the coding sequence GTGAACATCCTGTCGATCCAGTCCGCCGTCGCCTACGGGCACGTCGGCAACTCCGCCGCGGTGTTCCCGCTGCAGCGCATCGGCGTGGAGGTGCTGCCGGTCTACACCGTGAACTTCTCCAACCACACCGGCTACGGCTCGTGGCGCGGCCCGATGATCTCGCCGGACGACGTGCGCGCGGTGATCGCCGGCATCGAGGAGCGCGGCGCGTTCCCCGAGATCGACGTCGTGCTGTCGGGCTACCAGGGCGGCGAGGGCATCGGCGACGTGATCATCGACACCGTGCGCCGGGTGAAGGAAGCCAATCCGGATGCCGTCTACGCGTGCGACCCGGTGATGGGCAACGCGAAGTCCGGCTGCTTCGTCGCACCCACGATCCCCGTGCTGCTGCGCGAGCGCGTGGTGCCGGTCGCCGACATCATCACGCCCAACCAGTTCGAGCTCGGCTACCTCACCGACACGCAGCCCGCGACGATCGACCAGACGCTGGACGCGGCCGATCTCGCTCGTGCAATGGGTCCGCAGACGGTGCTCGTGACGAGCGTGGAGCGTCCCGACCGCGCCGAGGGCACCATCGAGATGCTCGCCGTCGACGACAGCGGCGCCTGGATCGTGCAGACGCCGCTGCTGCCGATGAAGGCCAACGGCTCGGGTGACGTGACGGCGGCGCTTTTCACCGCTCACTACCGTCGCTCCGGCAGCGCGGCCGAGGCCCTCGCACGGACGACGTCGAGCGTCTACGACCTGCTGCGCACGACGTTCGAGTCCGGCCGGCGAGAACTGGCGCTGGTGGAATCGCAGGAGTACTACGCGCACCCGCTCATGCAGTTCGACGTACGCCAGGTGCGCTGA